The Panthera leo isolate Ple1 chromosome D1, P.leo_Ple1_pat1.1, whole genome shotgun sequence region GACTTGGAAACTCGGGAACCACTGTACAAAGACCTCTGCCATTTCATTTCTCATCCCCCCCTTCACTGATACCCACAGTAACCCCCCATTTCCTAGTCTTCTGACCATTCGCGAGCTCACGGGACATCTGGGTAGACGTAGGAATAGCACACGGGGCACGGACCTGCCGCTGACTGGGTGAACAAGGCCGTTTCCACATCCCCGGGCCgcagattcctcatctgtgagatgggggCAGTGAGGACACCTGTCTCgcagggctgctgggaggagCAAATGCGATCATGTTAGGTGAACTTTATAAAGGCGAATTGTGTCTGAATCACAATTGTGTCCCTAGTTTACAGGGGAGAAAACTCAGCGGGAAAGGAGAATTGCCAAGCCCCTACTAACTAGTAATTAATATTTGGAGATAACGCAGATCCTGGGCCTGACAGATCTGCCCTCTTGCGCGCACTCGGCCTCCGCCGtgactcccttcctcctctcctttcggTCCCTCCTGGTCAGTGTGCCCCGGGGCTCCCTCTGCCTCAGTGTCTTTCAGCCTCGGTCTCTGACCGGCTTCCTCCCTCTCGCCGTCTCTGGTCCGGTCGCCAGCTTCCCTGCCAGTCCGCAGCCCGGGTCCCAGCCCGGGAGCCGCGCTAGATGGACACGCCCTCGGCCGCGCTCGGGCGACACCTAATTTGAGCCAGACGCCGGCCGCGTCCCGGGCTGTGCGGGGCGGGAGGCGACGCCCGCCGCGCGCTCGGCCTCCCGGGTCCGACCCCTCCTTTGTAATTTGAAtaaaacgcccccccccccccgcagcccccgcccTGCGCTCCGCCTTAACCCGCCGCCTCCGCTCTCCCCGACTGCAGGCGGCGTGCTCGCTGGAAGATCGGCGGTGGCCGTGCCCGCGGCGGGACTTCGGTGCAGCTCCTCGAGGGTGCGACCCCCGAGCGCGCGTGCCGCGCGACCATGAGGGCGCGGCCGCGAGTCTGCGAGGCGCTGCTCTTCGCCCTGGCGCTCCAGACCGGCGTGTGCTACGGCATCAAATGGCTGTAAGTAGGGACCCCGCGTCTATGCAGCCGGGCTCTGGGACCGGCGGCTGGGGGTGGCGGCTAAcgttcagccccccccccccccccccccccccccccggggatcGGGTGAGCGTGCCCAAGACCCGGGAGCGGAAGTTGGTTTGGGGGTCGTGGGCAAGTCACTCTTCTTAAGCCTCCTTTTTCTACTCTGTAAAATATTGTCCTTACCTCCCGGAGGGTTGTGAGGCAGGAGCGAGACAGGGCGTGGAGAACGACAGAATTGCCTTGTCCTGTGCAGCTGAGGGTTGTGCAAGGCCTCCACAGGGGCAGATGGAAAAAGCGTGGTCAAGGGCCCGAGTCAAGAGGGTCTGTGGCCCGCACGGGGGCCTGTTCAATATCGTGTTTCCTTGTTAGTCTCCTGACCCTAGCTGAAGATTCTCAAACAGTACTGACCCCTCCACCTGGGTGACCTTGGGGGAAGTGTCACTCAACTTCTgggagcctcagtgtcctctgtAGAAGGAGGGGGAGAGCCTCTACCTCACTCAGATCAGATGAGAAGCGGCTCATGAAAGAACTTTGTAAACTGTCAGATGCTCTGCACATGTGAAGGGTATTCCTTTAGATAGAAATTATTAatggctgggtgggtgggagagggaggctcTCTTCCATCCAGTAGAAGGGAGTGCCTGCTCTGTGCAGAGCTGTGGGcagtgcagggtgggggtggggggggtggagaggagtaAAACCCAGCCCCTTCCTGGAGGAGCTGCCCTCTGGGCTGGAAGAGATAAGCCCAGGCCGTAAATAACTCCAAGTGCCCTAGGAGTGACCAAGGTGGTGTTGTGGGGACCCAGAGGAGGGGAGACCACCTGGTGGGGGGCACATACTTGGGACCCTGGGATGATTTTTCGGCAGTGGTGAGCCTGGGTCTGGCTTGAGGAGTTTCTGGGAGTTTGGTGGGTGAGgacggtggggaggagggcactttGGGTGGAGGGACTCCCTGCGTGGTGCGGACATCCAGGGCAGGACAGGTCtggagacgggggtggggagCGAGCCATGCAGAtaagagaggcagggacagattatgggggctggggaggggctaTGGGGAAGTTTCGTGGATTAGCTGCAAGACAGGGCGATAGTGGCTGGGCCGCCAGCAAACAGTCCTGAGGTCACTGGcgctgccgcccccccccccccccgccccggggctgaGTTATCGATTAATTGGTGATCCAGGAGGGTAACCCCATCTTCTGGCATCTCTTGTTGGCAAGGAGAAGCGTAGGCTTAGCGGCTCTTCGCTGCTGCTTCTGATTAGTTGTGTGAGGCGTCAGCCACCTTCTACTGCCAGTACCTGGCACGGCGCCAGTTGGCGGGACCCTCTGATCAGAGAGTCCCCACCCTCCTCACCTGccacaccattttacagatagggcaGCTGAGGTCCGGGGCATGGAAGGATTTGCCAAAGAGCACTAGGAGCGGCAGAAGCCAAGAACCAGGCTTGCCTCTGGAGCGTTGCGGGGGACACGGCTGGCATTCCTGCGTCACAGTGGGAATGCTGAGGCCCTGACAATGTGTGACTTGCACAAGCCCCCACGCTGGCAGGTGGCCACGTGGGGCCTGGAATAGATGGCTGGCTAAGCCCAACATCCATGCCGTTCCCACTGCACAGCCCCGGCTGCCACGAAAATGGATACAACTGGGTGTCTGCCTTACGGGAGCTCCTAGCCTCTTGGGGGAAATGGACATGTACAAATACAAAGTGGACTTCGGGCTGTGTCCTGGGAAAGGGAGTGTGGGGGCCCAGGGGAGGAGCGGTTAGGCCCATCTAAGGAAGGTGGCTTTGGGCTGGGCTTCAAAGGATAGGTAGGATTTTGATGGCCAAGGATGGAGTGCAGAGCAAGCATCTAGGCAGGAGGAAAGAGCAGGGACAAAAGCAGAGAGGCAGGACGGTGCATGTGGGGAAACAGAGAAACCAAGAATTATTGGAGCCTACTAGTAAATCCCGTCTCTGTTCCAGGAGCTTTAGTCACTTAATTTTGAGAATACTCCCACGAAATAGGTGGTATTCTTATCGctaccattttacaaatgaggaatctaaggtacagagaggttcagtaactgGCCCAAGATCACGCAGCTAGTTAATGGTGGCTGTGGGACCAGAACCCTGGGCAGATGAGCTCCATTCAGCCAAACCCCTAGTTAGTGGTTAAACTCTTGCTGGAGCTGAAGATACAGGGGGAGGCAGGAGTGGAGGttaagcagtgtgtgtgtgtgtgtgtgtgtgtgtgtgtgtgtgtgtgtggccaagcactgttctaagtgctttatggaTATTGTTCATTTGAAACAATGAACCATAGGACGTGGGTTCTGCTATCACCCCcattaaacagaaaaagaaatggaggcacGGGGTCTCTAACTCACAGGGTGTCACAGCAGCAGAGGCAGGATGTGGAGTGAGGCTGTCTGGCTCTGTGGCTTCTTGGTCTCAGGGAGCCCCAGGACAGTTGGGAATAGGGAAGTGTACTGTGGGGTGACTCACGCAGGAGACTCAGCTGTCCTGGGGTTGTCCCTGGGGGTCCTGGTACCCTGGGCTTTGGAAAGGGGACCGAAGATGAAAGGGGTCTCTGACCTAAGAACTGTAACCCGATGTGGCTCGGTGGCCCAGAATGTCCACCTGTTGGGGACCTGGGACTCAGCCTGAGCCTTGCCAGTTCGCTAGCCTCGAGCCACGCCTCAGGCATATCAATCGCTTcggcctctctgagtctcagtttcctcatctcaaaaATGGGAATGAGAGGTGTCCTGGGATCTGGGAGGCCTGGGTTCTAGCTTGGCTCTGCCCGATTGGCTGTGGACATGTCTGGGCAAGCCCTGCCCGTCTCTGGGCCTCCGTGTCCCCACTTGCACAATGAGATGAGGATACGGGGGCCCAGCAAGGGccagtgacttacccaaggttgGGTGCAGCAACTGAGCTGGAGCTGAAACCCaggtctctgcccccccccaaccactCCCAGGAGGACCCTCGACTCCCAGATGGGAGAGACCTCGGCCACTGCAGTGGCACCTTGGCACAGGCCTTGCTTGTGAACTCTGTTCCCTCCTGTCCTCTCTTCCACCCTCTCCCCCCATATCCTCATCCCCAGATAtaccaaaatgttttcaattagGGGTCTGCTGCAGCGAGGCAAGCCGGAGGAGATGTCCAGACGGGCAACTCCCCCGCCTCCCACCATAATCCTTGATTACCTCCCCGAGGGGGACTTAGTTAGAAACGGTCATTACCACTAATTACCAGATGACCGCATTGCCCTCCTCAGGAGTGGAATccgctgcctcctgcctcctggtcTCCCGGCCTGCACGTTGCGGCTGGCCGCTCTGTGCACATCACTCTCTCCAGCCGCCCCTGGCCCACCAAGGATCTCCAGACCTCTTCCTATCTGTCCTCTGCCCTCCTTGGCACTCTGGGCCTCATCTGGGAGCGTCCTCACTGGGCTGTCCCTTGTAGTACCTCCTCTCACCGCCGGCTGGGGAGGCGGAGGCTTATTGACTCCAGAACTGGACAGACTGACACCCTGAGTGGCCCAGGTCCTCGGGCAGCAGGGGCACAGAGCCCCCCTCCCTCAGCCACAGCATAGGGTTGCTCAGGAACTGTCAGAGCTGAGCTCCCCAGGGAAAGGCTGGGCCTACATTGTCCACTTCTTGGCTGGAGCAGGAACCCAGGGAAAAGACCCAGAACGCAGCCACACTGCTTGAGTGCCCACTGCATACCTCGTACCGTGCGGGGTATTTTCTTGCATACATCATATAATCCTTCCTGTTGTGAAACCGCAAACTGGctcagaggggaaggaagaaatctgggcaaggagaagggcagagtgggCTCAGGACAGGCTGAGTGTTGACAGCCCCCAGCCTGGCAGAGAGGAGACCCGGGAAGGAGAGGCCAGGTCTGCGGGAAGATGGTGTCGGGAGGAGACCGAGCATCCGGGTACCAGAGCTGtgcctgtgtcctcctctgtacaaagtgtgtgtggggggtgtcaTCCTCCAGGCTGCGCCCTCGGTGGATGTGGCAAGAGATTCTGCCGAGTGGGGAGTGCTGTGCCTACATGGGGTAGTGTGTGCCCAGTGTTTGCTAGGCACAGGTGGAGGGGCTGGaccaaccaagaaacaggctGTGTGGATGACGTCCGCCTCTGTGTGGCCACACCTCACCCAGTATGGGCTATGAGGATTCTGCCCGGAGGTTCCCTGAGGTGACCTGGCATAGACAGGCCTCAGTGGCTCAGAGGGCCAGGGAGGACCAGATGGCTCGCTTTAGCTCAAGCAAACAGGCCTGAGATCTGCACCCAGACATGCCAGACATTTCTCTGCTCACAGTTGGGAGGACAGGGACGGACCAGGGGTAACAGTGAGGCAAGACTGTCTGAGATACCCACAATCGATCTGAGGGCTGGCTTGTGCCACCCAGACTGCAGACATCACATCAGGGCATGCCCACTTGTCCTGGGTTGGCTTCCCAGGCCTCTGGGAAGACTTCTGTACTTTGGAGTTGTAGGAGGGGTGGGACATGGCGAAGTGAGAGGCAGGGGGGAACAAACTAACTTATTAGGACTTAATGTAGCACCTATTTTCTCTCTTGGGCCCTCCAAGACCTCTAAGActtcccattttgtaggtgatGCTCAGAGAGGTACAGCAATTTGCCTGAGATTATACAGCAGATAGAGGGCAGTGCTGGAGCTAGAACCCCTCTGACCCTCTTTGGTCCAAGATTCACCTGGCAATAAGCAGAGGCCATCCCGCTTATGGATGTTCAAGATGTTTTACGTATGTTATGATACAGAAGTCTTGCCATCACCTTTTAATGTAGAAATTGTCAttttgggggctcagtcggttaggcaaccgactcttgattttggctcaggccatgatctcacagtttgtgggatcgagccctgccttgagctctgcactgacaacacggagcctgcttgggattctctctccctttctctctgcccctcccctgctggctcactccctctttctcgctctctctctctctctcaaaataaataaacattaaaaaaaaaaaattatcattttcttataACAGATGAGGAccatgaggcccagagaggttgggTAACTTACCTATGTCACACAGCTGTGCCCTAAGCCTGGGCTCTTCCCTAGGCCAGCCCATGAGCTGGAACATTTGGGTCATTACTGTTGAAAGGCCTGTGTAGCCATTAGACTAGGGGCTCCTTGAGGAAAGGATCTGTGTCATGTTCATTATCAAATGAGTCCAGAAAGAGctggtgcttagtaaatatttcttcCACAAGTAGatcaagttcatttattcatttaggtACAAGAGCAAGGGGAAAGGCATTCCTGGCATCAGGAAAAGCCTGGGCAAACACATGGTAGCAGGGCCGTCCCTGTTAGAGAAGCCAGGAGTCTGGTATGGCCAGATATTAGGGCACGCCGGGGACGAGGACAAGAGGCTGGAGAGGGCTTAGGGGACCAGGTTTGAAGCAGCCCTTGGCTGTGACTAAGTGGGTACAGGAAGGAAAAGACCACCAAGGCTGTGATTGTAGTAACTTTCCTTACTGGGCACTGACCAGCTGTGTCAGCCCTGGGCGGAACACATGAGGCTCACGGAGTTACTCCCCCAGGTAATGCTGAGAGGTTGCTGGGCTAGGAGAGGCCAAgagacttgttcaaggtcacaaaggGAATGACACATCCAGGAGTCTACCCTGGCATGTGCTGTTCTTTAGCAAGGTGCTACCTCCCTTAGGATTTCGGGGCAGGGGTTCTGGATTTCGGCCTCACCAGGTCTCAGCCCTGACCCTGGGTGAAGACCGTGGGGCTCGCAGCAAGCAGGGCCCACAGCACTGTGGCTGCAGATTGGCCCATCCTTGTCCCCGGCTCCTCCAGGGTCTCTGCTGGATTGCTGAGGGCCAGCTGGCTCTGGGGCAGGGGATAAGTCTATGCAGAACCCTTTAAGGCTGTTGGGGTCCCTCTACCCTGCACTCAGAGGAGGTGCTGCCTGATGCAGCCTGCTCCTCGGAGAAGGCCTGGGGACAAATGTGGATCCAGGACCCCGGTCCTAGAGCCTTGCAGTTCCAGTGCCTAGAACCAGGATCTGGGAAGCTCTTCAGTCCTATAACATCACCAGGTTCAAAGGGACCCCCAGGCCAGCATTTCCCAAAGCATGGATGAGGTCAGTGCCTCTCAAACAAAGGGCTTTGTGCTCAGCAAGGACTCCAGAGCTAAACAAAACCAAGCCTGTTGTGTTGCTTGggacttctcagggcctttaaaatgcaaatgtgcaTTAATTACTCTCCAAAGGGAAACATAGTAGATCATGTTCCCCAAATGTGCTTAACCATGGATCCCTTCTTTCAGTGTCTCACTGGAACACGTTCTGGGAAATACACTTTATAGGTACGGGCACTGAAGCCCAGAAAGGGACAGTGATTTATCGAAGGGCACACAGCAAGTGAATGACTTAGTCCCATTTATTGCAAAACTGAGTGGCTGTTTTATCCTTTAATAAATCCCAAGCATGTGTGTGGAATTTTACAGCCTAATAAGTagtttaataattaaatgaagCAATGTATGGTAAGCTCCTAACTCATATGTGCATCTAGTAAGCGCTCAATTAATAGTGTGTATTATAATGATACTGATTGTAATAATctagcatttagcacagtgtctggcccatTTGGTGTTCAGGGttgaatgaatgttaaataaaGAGTAATAATTCACAGCCGTGTGAGAGCTAAATAAAGCCGTGGGTGTGCACACTTTGTGGGCTGTGAAACTGTTTATTGTTAATATAATTACAGTAAAGTGTAGGTAGGATGGAGGTCATGATCCTGCATTATGAATGAGGCCCTGGCCCAGAGAGGGACAGcgatgtgcccaaggtcacagggaaCGGAAGGGGGAGCCATTGCTCTGCTGGGGCCAGGTCTTTGCCTCTTAGTTTCCAAACTCCTTCCAGCAAAGGCCCCTGAACCCATTCATTGCGCAAGGGCTGGGAGCAGTAGGGCAGGTGTAGGCAACGTggcccctcacgctctgtctttccttctcttggtTGTTGCCCTTCGGTGGTGTGCAGGGCGCTGTCCAAGACCCCGGCGGCCCTCGCGCTGAACCAGACGCAGCACTGCAAGCAGCTGGAGGGGTTGGTATCTGCGCAGGTGCAGCTGTGCCGCAGTAACCTGGAGCTCATGCACACCATCGTGCACGCCGCCCGCGAGGTCATGAAGGCCTGCCGCAGGGCCTTCGCGGACATGCGCTGGAACTGCTCCTCCATCGAGCTTGCCCCCAACTACCTGCTTGACCTGGAGAGAGGTAGGGGGCCGGCGGGGGCTGCTAGGGCCCACGGAATGCGTGCAGGTGGGGAAGGATGAATTCAGGCATCAATATATGTGTGTTTAGATAGGTGGGTGAATtcatggacggatgggtggatgtTGATGGCTGTGTGATGGGTGGATGAGTGAAGAggtgggtgatggatggatgcaCAGAAGAAAACAGACGTGGATGGGCGGGTGGATGAATTAATCGTAGACACCGGTATCTGGGcatgaactgatgaatgaataaacatatagTGAGTGAATATACGAGTTGCAGGGGAGCCTGAAATGGTGGCACAAATGCCTGTGTACCTAATGCGTAAAGGGAAGGATGAAATAAGGCCGAGGAGGCTCTTGGGAGGGGCGTATGTGACAAGAAGACAGGAAAGCCACCACCGGGCAGACAGGTGTGCCACAAGGTAATTCTAGACCGAGGTAATTCTAGACTGAGGATGCTGTGAGATGCACAGAGTGATATAGGAACCCCACTTTCTGGAGCAGGTGGCTTGCGGGGTGGACTTGGGGGTCCTATGTACAGTCAAGAGCCTTTTGATGGCCAAAAGTGCCCCAGTGGATCTAATCTCTCCTCCCGCGTGGCAACAGCTAAGGATTGTATAGCACTTGAcaaagcttccttccttcccgaATTATGGGAACTCTAGAGCGATCCTGTGAGGGAGGTATTATCATTTCCATTCtacagttaaggaaactgaggcttgagaaGGGGAGGTGACTTGCGTGGACCTGAAGCTAGGACCCCCTACAGCAGAGGCACATTGGGCTCCGTATTGTTTTCCCAGGATGCTGTGACAAGGTCCCACAAACAGGGCTTCAGACAACAAAACTGTATTGTcccagagttctggaggctggaagcctgaAACCAAGATaccagcagggctgtgctccctctgacAGCCCCGGAGAGGattctttcttgcctcttcttaGCTTTCGGTGACTGTCCCCAGCCTCAGTGTTCCTTGGCCTGGAGATACATCACTTTAAtccctgcctctgtgtctctgtatccAGAACTCCCCCCTTCCTATAAGGAcgccagtcattggattagggcccaccctgacccagtatgacctcatctgaGTTCCATTACACCTGCAAAGGCCGTGTTTCTAAATCAGGTCATGTTCACAGGTACCAGGGGCCAGGACTTGACTATATCTTTTAGGGGGACACATTTCAACCTACAGCAGGCTCTTTGCACACTTGTCTGCCCCTCGAGTTGTGAGTTCTTTGAGGAGTAGCCCCTAACACTGAGTGCAGGGATGTAGGGGGAGATCCGGAATGGTGAGTGTGTGGGAGCAAGGGTGCCTGTGGGTGTGTGGGCTTTGCCGGCCTCTGGGAATGAGGGTGAGTTTGTGATGAGTGCACAAATCAGCTGGTGTATGTGTGGGAGAATGGACTGGCGACAGATTAATGTCCCTGGTGCTGTCCTCCATCTGGTGGCAGCCTCTGTGCCCGGCTGGCCccacagaggcaggcaggggcccaGGAGGAGGCCCTCAGGCCTGGGTGGGGTCCTGTGCCCTGTCCCccggcccgccccccccccccccaccgccccgagCTGACCCAGCACCTCCCCACAGGGACCCGGGAGTCAGCCTTCGTGTATGCGCTGTCGGCGGCCGCCATCAGCCACGCCATCGCCCGGGCCTGCACCTCCGGCGACCTGCCCGGCTGCTCCTGCGGCCCTGTCCCAGGTGAGCCACCCGGGCCCGGGAACCGCTGGGGAGGATGTGCGGACAACCTCAGCTACGGGCTCCTCATGGGGGCCAAGTTTTCCGATGCTCCTATGAAGGTGAAAAAAACAGGATCCCAAGCCAATAAACTGATGCGTCTACACAACAGTGAAGTGGGGAGACAGGTaaccacccaccccacccaccccagatGGTTATGCCTATGCCAGGTGGCCAGGAAAGGGCCACCCAGTGTGCCctgatggggagggggggcgggcccGATCCACCCACGTTGAGTGCTCCCGGCCTCCCCcggctctctctcccctctccagccGCTTGGGGCTTgcctggctcctcctcctctaGGGGGTCCACCGGGGTTTGAGTTGAGAATATTAGTGGAGCAGAAGGGACACTGAGCTAGGAGTCAGGAGCTCTGAGTTCCCATCTTGGCTCTGGCACTAGACTAGCTGTGTGAcgttgggcaagtcacttcctctcCGGGCTCAGTTGtttctatctataaaatgggctgGGTCGGTGCTCTTCAGTCCCCATCAGCTGTGTTCCTCAGGTTCCTCCTGTGGGGTCCTGAGCAGAGGCTGGGTATGGGAGGAGGCATGGGGAGGGCCATGGGGCAAGAACCTTAGCCTAAGGGGTAGTCTCCTTGGCTCTAACAGGGACTCCCGCCCAGGTCCAAAACTCAGTTTCCCCTCGACGTTTGTTACGATCAGTGTTTCATTAATCCCTCACCTCATTCCACAGAAGGTTGGGGTGAACgcgtaagtgaatgaatggacctctttattttttgaaaatgaaaaaaacaactttataccaaactgcgtgccaggcactgaggtGGTGCTTGGGGCGTTTTCTCTCCCATAGTCTCCCCTGTGGGGAGGTGCGGCTACCCCCTTACACACGGGGAGCTGGGTGCCTGAAGGGTGGAGAGTCGGGTGCAGATGGCATCTCATggcctcctccctgcagccccatCAGGCCCATTGCACAGAGGCAgccagtgaggcagagagagcttAGGTGGCTTGGCTAAGGACACAGGGTGCGATGGAGCCCAGGTCTGTGGACTCCAAGTCCGGAGGTTTCCACGTCCTCACCTTCCTCTCTCATTGGTCTCCCTTATAGAAGGATTCTGGGATGTCCAGGCCATGTTTggacagttggggaaactgaggccaagagacaCTATGGGTCCATAGCAGAGCCTGGCCGGGGACCCAGGGCTCCTGTCTCCCAACCCTGCGGGCCTGCCCCCATCCTTGGGAACTCAGCCTCAGTCCTACTCCCTGCCTGGCCTGAGCTTCGTGTATCCAGGAGCACAGCCATCTGGTCCCCCGGTGCAGTCAGGACAGGATACTCAGCTGCCGGGGCACATCGGGCCTGCCCCTGGGGCCCTGTTGCCAAGGAGCTGGTTTCCCTGGGACCATCTGCAAAAGGACCCAGTGCCCTCTCCCGGCCACAGGGCTTGTGTGTCTGGCACACAGCGGGCACCAGGAAACTCTGGGCCCCTTCCCACCCATCAAAGCTGAGGCACTAAACATACCTTACCTCTCCTTTATGACTCAAAAGCGCCTCGATGCCCTTGGGAGGTTGAACATGCCCTGCATTTGGGTTCATCTCATTCCTGTGCCCTTCACAGGCTTTGCTGGGCCAAGTCCAGATTTTAGACCCAGTGGACTCCCTCAGTTCTTCACTACCTGGCACTGATGAAGGAGATGGAGCCCTGGGACCTTGACCAGCTCCCACACTAACTCACTGAATGATTTGGGGCAAGTCtctgcctgctctgtgcctcagtttccccatcattTGAAGGCAGGGGTAGGCCCAGGGGACCCATAAGCCTTGCAGCTCTGTATagggcaggcaggagggcaggCCCGGGCACAGGGATCCAAGTCCCGTGTGCAAAGGAGCAGGGAATAGAACGCAAAACTGAACTGCCTGCAGAAGACATCTATCGAACTCATGCCCCTCGGGTACACAAGAGGAAGCTGATGGGACAAGAGGATGATGGGACAGAGTCACTTCTTTAGCCAGGGCTAGAGTTCCCTGAGCCCCAGAGCCCAGACCTCCCCCCTCCACCACAGGCATTAGACTGATTTTTCAAACCAGTGTTGATTTGACTTTTGTTAGTTCATAAAACCCTTTCATATGCGTCCTCTCTTTGCATCCTTGCAACCTCCCTGGAAGGTAGCGATTATGCGCGAGCTCTGCACATATAAGATAGAAGGGCTGAACAGTGGAGGGCTTGCTGAGGGTCACCAGGCAGCAGAGGGGAAAGGCCAGCCAGGCCAGGGAAtgtgcctccccaccccatgtACTTACTTCCTGCCTCTTCTTactgtccccctcccttccttcccttgcccttccttccttctcttttctccctttttttccccagcaagCATTTAGGGAATCCCAGTTTTGTGCAAGAGAAAAGCATGGAGCAATTAAAAGGCATGGCTTTTGCAACTGCCCTCAGACCTGAGTTCCAATCCCAGCTCTCAGATTTTCTAGCTGTGCAACCTTGAGCTTGGGgtttggcctctctgagcctttgtttcctctgtttaaagtggggaaaataataatacctCCTGTGAAGGACTGCTGTGGTGATTAAGCCATGTTATATGTTAGAGCTCTTGGCATCTGCTGTCCCTGCAAATGCCactcccttcctgtccctccccgctgccccccacGTTGGAGGAGGAGCTGAGAATCTAGGACATCTCCCAGCTTTAGAGCCAAAAGCTCCCTCACTTGAGGCCTAGAGCAGACGATGACTCCCTGAGAGCACCCAGCatgcggaggggtgggggcagggtcccCGGACAGGCCAGGCAGCGGGCTCTGGCTGCCCAGCCCGACGCCCTCCCCTGTCTGCAGGCTCTGCGCGCCTCTCTGGAAATGAAGTGTAAGTGCCACGGGGTATCTGGCTCCTGCTCCATCCGCACCTGCTGGAAGGGGCTGCAGGAGCTTCGGGATGTGGCCTCTGACCTCAAGACCC contains the following coding sequences:
- the WNT11 gene encoding protein Wnt-11, whose protein sequence is MRARPRVCEALLFALALQTGVCYGIKWLALSKTPAALALNQTQHCKQLEGLVSAQVQLCRSNLELMHTIVHAAREVMKACRRAFADMRWNCSSIELAPNYLLDLERGTRESAFVYALSAAAISHAIARACTSGDLPGCSCGPVPGEPPGPGNRWGGCADNLSYGLLMGAKFSDAPMKVKKTGSQANKLMRLHNSEVGRQALRASLEMKCKCHGVSGSCSIRTCWKGLQELRDVASDLKTRYLSATKVVHRPMGTRKHLVPKDLDIRPVKDSELVYLQSSPDFCMKNEKVGSHGTQDRQCNKTSHGSDSCDLMCCGRGYNPYTDRVVERCHCKYHWCCYVTCRRCERTVERYVCK